A genomic window from Streptomyces mirabilis includes:
- a CDS encoding alpha/beta hydrolase: MPRPRLSTLAAACATALATALIGPAISAHATTADHYSGTLSDGATWIADKPTRWNGSLLLFSHGFGPTTAADAPSTAVRQALLNSGYALVGSSYDPNGSMWALDSAERDQFAALTAFRRQVGTPTRVISVGQSMGGLINAQVARDGAGRVDGSLGLCGLVAGGVDLDNYQLDAEYTLATFFDPADADKLVNLDSQTDAGALADRLTKAVETAQQTPAGRARIALAAAYLNLADWAPGRQPPARDDFAGQEEQQYAWLAQGLLGFIVPARWSVEQSAGGNTSWNKGVDYAGLLRKSAHAQQVEALYREAGLDLRNDLNRLTRGADVTADPTAMAHLKRTSTAGQGLAVPLLDIHTTADQLVPVEQESAFAGRVRRAGDSALLRQAYVARQSHCNFATAEVLAGLHAVEHRLKTGHWDNSATSAELQHSADELGLDGAAFADYRPNRLTGTR; encoded by the coding sequence ATGCCCCGACCCCGTCTTTCGACCCTCGCCGCCGCCTGCGCGACGGCCCTCGCGACCGCCCTGATCGGGCCGGCGATCAGCGCCCACGCCACGACCGCCGATCACTACTCCGGCACCCTGTCCGACGGCGCCACCTGGATCGCGGACAAGCCCACGCGGTGGAACGGCAGCCTGCTGCTGTTCAGCCACGGCTTCGGACCGACCACCGCCGCCGACGCCCCGTCGACCGCGGTGCGCCAGGCCCTGCTGAACTCCGGCTACGCGCTCGTCGGCTCCTCCTACGACCCGAACGGCTCGATGTGGGCGCTCGACTCTGCCGAGCGGGATCAGTTCGCCGCACTCACCGCCTTCCGCCGACAGGTCGGCACACCGACTCGGGTCATCTCGGTGGGCCAGTCCATGGGCGGCCTCATCAACGCTCAGGTCGCCCGCGACGGCGCGGGCCGCGTCGACGGCTCGCTCGGCCTGTGCGGCCTGGTCGCAGGCGGCGTAGATCTGGACAACTACCAGCTGGACGCCGAGTACACCCTGGCCACGTTCTTCGACCCTGCCGATGCCGACAAGCTCGTGAACCTGGACAGCCAGACCGACGCCGGCGCCCTCGCCGACCGGCTCACGAAGGCGGTGGAAACGGCGCAGCAGACCCCGGCGGGACGCGCTCGGATCGCCCTGGCTGCCGCCTACCTCAATCTGGCCGACTGGGCTCCCGGCCGGCAGCCGCCCGCGCGCGACGACTTCGCGGGCCAGGAGGAGCAGCAGTACGCATGGCTGGCTCAGGGCCTGCTCGGGTTCATCGTCCCGGCGCGCTGGTCGGTGGAGCAGTCCGCCGGCGGCAACACGTCCTGGAACAAGGGCGTCGACTACGCCGGGCTGCTGCGCAAGTCCGCCCACGCCCAGCAGGTCGAGGCGCTCTACCGCGAGGCCGGGCTCGACCTGCGCAACGACCTGAACCGGCTCACCCGCGGTGCGGACGTCACAGCCGACCCGACCGCAATGGCTCATCTGAAGCGGACCTCCACCGCCGGACAGGGCCTGGCCGTACCGCTGCTGGACATCCACACCACCGCCGACCAGTTGGTGCCCGTCGAACAGGAATCGGCCTTCGCCGGGCGGGTGCGCAGGGCCGGAGACTCCGCGCTGCTGCGACAGGCCTATGTGGCACGTCAGAGCCACTGCAACTTCGCCACCGCCGAAGTGCTCGCCGGGCTGCACGCCGTGGAGCACCGGCTCAAGACCGGGCACTGGGACAACTCCGCCACCAGCGCCGAACTCCAGCACAGCGCCGACGAATTGGGCCTCGACGGCGCCGCCTTCGCCGACTACCGGCCGAATCGTCTGACCGGTACCCGCTGA